Genomic DNA from Alosa alosa isolate M-15738 ecotype Scorff River chromosome 6, AALO_Geno_1.1, whole genome shotgun sequence:
TagtggaactgtaattgggttattgttatttgattaatctttactcaatcaaaacaacacaactgcaattttattgatattacctgaaatagtagagggcaatagtcaaagaatagtttaaatagTAAAGTAAAAGGTAAAAGGTTAAAGTACATAAAGGCATAAAACgggcaatagtttaaaagtgtttaaaaagtaacaattaaaagacataaaaaacaacatggAATGATTACTCAGTGATAGTGATACTAGTCAAGTACCCAGTAAACAGGCAAGGGCCATTGTCAccggagcaactcagggttatgtgccttgctcaagagcacttcaaggtcaaagctgggaattgaacccacaacttttcaggctactgcatgcaagcacagctccttaaccactacgctaccatcACCCCACTAACCAGTCATATCCAGTTAAATTGGCAAAATGCATATTTCATTGACTCTTTAATGATTTTGTGCCATACTTTTATAGATTGTGCATCGCTATGACATAATCCTGATCCAAGAGGTGAGAGACAGTGACCTGTCTGCAACCACCAAGTTAATGCAGCATGTCAACAAGTAAGAAACCAGCagtaatgaaaacataatttaacAAATGTAATGATATATCACTTACAATTCACGTTCCTTCTCTTAGAGGGTCCTCTCCTTACGTGTATCGACATATTGTCAGTGAGCCTTTGGGTCGAAGCACTTACAAAGAGAGATACCTCTTCCTCTACAGGTGCATTTTCATCAGTCGATATAGATTTATTTTTGAGAATATGCCTTTTCTGTTCAAATATCATTACTTTTACAATATACTTCGTACTGCTACTAAAATACTTGGTGTTGTATTTGCTCAGGGAACAGACTGTGTCTGTGGGCAAAAACTTCACCTTTGATGATGGATGTGAGCCATGTGGAACCGATACCTTTAGCAGAGAGCCTTTTGTTGTGATGTTTTCATCCAATTCAGGTGGGATAccgaataaaataaaatagtacATCAAAATGAAACTAATATTAAAATGTAACATAATTGTTTATGTTACAGTATCAGTCTCTCAGTGAGTTTTATTCTTATTCTGTAACTGTCTAACCAATAGTCGTTGACATTAGAGCTTGTGCATTTCTGTGCCCCCTTTAGTTGTGCAGAACTTTGTCCTCATCCCTCAGCATACATCACCGGATTACGCAGTGAAGGAAACTGACGCCCTGTATGATGTTGCTGTATACACAAAGGCTCACTGGCAGACCAATGTAGGGCAACTACACAAAACACCTCAATACCTACTATAACGTACAGACACAAAATGTATGgttgagggggagggagggaaagaactGAGTGTCTGTAGTTTGTGTAACTATTTATTTTCCCAAGAACACATCTGTAACATTGTTTTTCTCTTAACCAGCTATCCACATCACAAGTTAATGAAACAGTACACAAGTCACACTTGATAAGCTTGTAGTCTTTTCCACTGGCCTATCTATTTATAGGACATCCTGTTACTCGGAGACTTCAACACTGGCTGTAATTACGTTGTTGGTGCAGAATGGGAGCAGATAAGGCTATACACTGATAAGAGCTTCAACTGGTTGATTCCTAATGATGCAGACACAACTGTATCCAACACCAACTGTCCATATGACCGGTAAGAATTAGTATATAGCCTGCCGTTACATCTCATaatgggcgcacacacacacacacacaatagctaAGGCACCTGTTCACTGCTTCCACAGGATTGTGGCCACCACTGATATGATGATAGGTGTTGTTCCTAAGTCTGCTCAAGTCTATAACTTCATGACTGCTCTTGGACTCAGCCACAGTCTAGTAAGGCCCTACACATTATTCCCCTTACGTTTCTTAGCATCGGTATATTTTAAAGAACAGACGGCACAAGTATAAtcactgttttctctctcctctaggCTCTGGCCGTTAGTGACCACTACCCTGTTGAGGTGGAGCTCTACTGAGTCTGCGCTGTCAAGTCCCTGAACAGTCATATTAAAAACATTCAACACGAGGAGGATCTGCTGGTACTCTGACATGTTTTCTAATGTTAAGAGGCACAGTTATACTACAAAGAGGATGTGTGTTATG
This window encodes:
- the dnase1 gene encoding deoxyribonuclease-1 gives rise to the protein MRVVVAVVVILALAELGSSLLIGAFNIKSFGDTKASNATLMDIISTIVHRYDIILIQEVRDSDLSATTKLMQHVNKGSSPYVYRHIVSEPLGRSTYKERYLFLYREQTVSVGKNFTFDDGCEPCGTDTFSREPFVVMFSSNSVVQNFVLIPQHTSPDYAVKETDALYDVAVYTKAHWQTNDILLLGDFNTGCNYVVGAEWEQIRLYTDKSFNWLIPNDADTTVSNTNCPYDRIVATTDMMIGVVPKSAQVYNFMTALGLSHSLALAVSDHYPVEVELY